One Papaver somniferum cultivar HN1 chromosome 10, ASM357369v1, whole genome shotgun sequence genomic window carries:
- the LOC113316005 gene encoding uncharacterized protein LOC113316005: protein MDSDNEVKEDHAARLYNVITKEATPWIRSAYLAQVDKLCDLSKVDVYRTYEFGFDPTTREYKLICMWSISGYELPKLEGYMEYTIYEDEEENCKMCEALTLGSDTAWRRIDKVPPSDKFSKDLYGSVYANGSIYWMYYNDIRPMLVAFDVGREDYRVIPDLDMIGIDRPNSYYLMELDGHLVIVKNPDNHTVNLWILDDDCDKNTSMI, encoded by the exons ATGGACTCTGACAATGAAGTTAAAGAGGATCATGCTGCTCGTCTATACAATGTCATCACCAAAGAAGCGACACCTTGGATCAGATCAGCTTACTTAGCACAAGTAGATAAATTATGTGACTTATCGAAAGTAGATGTATATCGTACTTATGAATTTGGATTTGATCCTACAACAAGGGAATACAAATTGATTTGCATGTGGAGCATATCTGGGTATGAGCTTCCAAAATTGGAAGGGTACATGGAGTACACAATATACGAAGACGAAGAGGAGAATTGCAAAATGTGCGAGGCCTTGACTCTAGGCAGCGACACTGCTTGGAGAAGGATTGATAAGGTACCACCGTCAGATAAGTTCTCTAAAGATCTATATGGTTCCGTTTATGCGAATGGTTCCATATATTGGATGTATTACAATGATATTCGTCCCATGCTAGTGGCATTTGATGTCGGGAGAGAGGATTACAGAGTTATACCAGACCTTGATATGATTGGTATTGATCGGCCTAACTCTTATTATCTTATGGAATTGGATGGGCATCTAGTTATAGTAAAGAACCCAGATAATCACACTGTCAATCTGTGGATACTTGATGACGACTGCGACAAAAATACAA GCATGATTTAA